The window GTTCGTCTATGTTTACTTGACTGCCCCGCCCATGCCGCTGACGAAGTAGCGTTGGAAGAAGAGAAACACCAGGACTACCGGGACCACCGCGATCAGCACCGCCGCGGCAAGCTGGTCATACTGGGTGGAAAACTGGGTACTGAACTGCACCAGACCCAGCGGTAGGGTCCGCATTTCGTCGGAACGCAAAAAGATCTGGGCCAGGATGAATTCGTTCCAGGTTGCAACCCCGTCCAGGATGCAGAGCGAGACCACCGCGGGAATCGCCAATGGCAAAGCGATCCGGTAAAAGATGCGAAACCAGGATGCGCCGTCCAATCGTGCCGCCTCGATGAGCGCGGTTGGGATCGTGCGGAAAAATCCTCGTAGTACCAACACGCCGAAGGGAACGCCGAAGCCGATGTAGAGGAACGTCAAACCCGTTAACGTATCGATAAGGTTAAGGGCGTTCATCAGCAACGTCAGGGGTACGAGCGTCATCTGGATGGGCACGATCAAGCCGATGAGGATGTAGGTGAACACCCGGTCCGCCCACTTGAAGTGCATGTGGGTGAGTGCAAAAGCGGCCAAAGATTCGATGAGGATACCGGCAGGAACCTTGATGCTGGTAACGATAACGCTGTTCCAGAAATAGTTCTTCACGCCGGTGTCCCAGGCTTCGCTGAAGTTCGACCACCGGATCGCCTTCGGGAGCGAGAACGCCCCGTTGACGGCGAAGTCGCCCGCATCTTTAAGCGCCGTAAGAATGAGCGTGATGACCGGCGTGAACCAGAGCAGTGCCGCCAGACCGAGCGCGACGTAAAAGAGGGTTACCTTACCCGTTCTCGGCAGCAGGTAAGCGGGTTTATGAAGCGATTGGCTCATGTTTTTCGCGTCATCAATCGGAGGTAAGGGATGGCAAAGATCAGCGTCAGCGAAAAAAGCACGACGGCGATGGCGGTTCCCTGCCCTACGGTGTTGTAGTTGTAGGTCAGGAAATACATCCACGTACTGAGCAACTGGGTCCGGTTGGCCGGTCCGCCGTTGGTCATCGCGTAGACGATGTCATAAGCCTTGAGGGCGTTGATGGCCGTGATCGCCAGCACGATCAGCGTGGTTTCACGCAGGAGCGGGAACGTCACGTGCACAAAGCGCCGGATCGGACCCGCCCCTTCAACCTTGGCGGCTTCCAACAATTCCACCGGTACGGTTTGCAGGCCGGCCAGGAACAAGAGCATAGGCAGGCCGACCGCATTCCAGGTCGCGGCGATGATGACCGGGTAAAGCGCAAGGTTCGGGTCCGATAGCCAATTGCGTTCGAACGCCTTTAAGCCCACGCCTCTGAGCGCCTGATTAAGCAGGCCAAGGTCAGGGTGATAGATCCAGGTCCAGATCAAGCCGACGACAGCCAGGGACAACACCGCCGGGAAATAAAAGATGCTGCGGAACACCGCGCTGCCCCGGAATTTAAGGTTCAGCAGCAGCGCGAGGCCCAGGCCGATACTGGTAGGTAAGAGCAACGCAGCTGCCAGCCAGACGGCGTTGTTTTTGAGAGCAATCCAAAACACGTCATTCTGAGTGAACAAAGCGACATAATTGTCCGACCCGACGAAGACCTTGGTGGGCGAGATGCCGTCCCAACGAAAGAGGCTCAGGTAAGCCGAGTAAAGCATGGGATAAACGACCACCACCGAGTAGATGATCAGGGCCGGCGCAAGAAACCACCAGGGCAGGAACCGCTGATAATCATCGCGCGGCTTTGGCGGTTTCGTGGTTTTAAGAGAAGCCGGCTGAGCCGCCGGCGGCTTTTGTAAGGTGGCCATCTTGCGACGCCTTTGAATGTTCAGGATAGTAGAAGAAGAAGAAAGTCAGGTGTTGAACTTGCGGCTTTGCCTGGCCGGGATCGTCCACGGGGAGAGGACGACGCCTGCAGGCTCATTGATTGCGCCGGGGCAACCCGCCGAGCCGGGATGCCCCGTCGACCTTGTGGCCGTTTGACTTACCCGGCTTTGTGCGCGGACTTGTACGCCTCGACGGCCTTTTGAATTTGAGCGGCTGCGGCTTCGGGCGTGATGGTACCGAGCACAACGGAATCCTGGGCCTGGAAAAACGCGTTCACGATTTCCTGCGGCACCGCCTGGTCGGTCGGCAGGTAAAGCTGCACCTCGCCTTGGAGCCACTTGGCCATCTGCGAGGTGATCGGGTGGTCTTCAGACGGTAAAACGCCGGTTACCGCGCTCGGCGCGCCGAACTCGCTGATGTGTCGCTGGGCGATCTCCGGCGTGGTGATGAAGGAGGCGAACAGGAGCGCAGCTTTTTGCGCGTCGCCCTTGGACTTGGACCAGAACTGGATCTGTTCCTGGAACCCGGAAATCCTCACCGGTTTCTGATCGGAAGGGGCGATGATCGGCACATAGTTTTTCGGATCCTGATGCGACCTGATGACGTTCTGGTCTTCGATCCAGGGGCCCTGGAAGATCATGGCGGCGCGGTCCTGGAAGAGAAGGGGCAATGCCTGATCGGGATCCAGGGAAATGAAGCCGTCGTTAAAATAACCTTTGCCGACCCATTCTTTCAGCTTGGCAAACGCCTGAATGACAGCTGGAGAATTGTACGATTCTTCCAGCGCGAACAGCTTATCGTGGGTGGCCGGTCCCGCATAATGTTCGATAAAGAAATCCGTGGTCCGCATCGTCATCCAACTGAACTTGCCGCCGCATGCAATCGGCGTGATCCCCTTGGATTTGAGCGTCTGACAAACCTGCTCCAATTCTTCGAAGGTTTTCGGCGCCGACAGCCCGTATTTATCGAACAGACTTTTCTTGTAGAAGATCGTCATGGGACGCACCCAGACGGGCACGCCGTAGAGTTTACCGTTATGGCGCGCCAATTCGAGCGCCGCGGGCACGATGTGTTTGTCTACCCCGTACGCCGCCATCAACTCCGGGGTTAGTTCAAGGGCGTGGCCTCCCTCTTCATAGGGCGATGCCAGGCTGCCGCCCCAGTTGAACCAGGCATCGGACAATTTGCCTGCCGCAGAAGCAACGCGAACCGCCTGTTTGATTTCGTCGGTGCTGTACTTGGTCCATTTAAC of the Verrucomicrobiota bacterium genome contains:
- a CDS encoding carbohydrate ABC transporter permease, coding for MSQSLHKPAYLLPRTGKVTLFYVALGLAALLWFTPVITLILTALKDAGDFAVNGAFSLPKAIRWSNFSEAWDTGVKNYFWNSVIVTSIKVPAGILIESLAAFALTHMHFKWADRVFTYILIGLIVPIQMTLVPLTLLMNALNLIDTLTGLTFLYIGFGVPFGVLVLRGFFRTIPTALIEAARLDGASWFRIFYRIALPLAIPAVVSLCILDGVATWNEFILAQIFLRSDEMRTLPLGLVQFSTQFSTQYDQLAAAVLIAVVPVVLVFLFFQRYFVSGMGGAVK
- a CDS encoding extracellular solute-binding protein, translated to MKPGFLRSLFPAAMLAAVTWAASAGMAQNSVQGPVPSGNVIFSFWGIASQPWQVMIDDFQKTYPNLKVKWTKYSTDEIKQAVRVASAAGKLSDAWFNWGGSLASPYEEGGHALELTPELMAAYGVDKHIVPAALELARHNGKLYGVPVWVRPMTIFYKKSLFDKYGLSAPKTFEELEQVCQTLKSKGITPIACGGKFSWMTMRTTDFFIEHYAGPATHDKLFALEESYNSPAVIQAFAKLKEWVGKGYFNDGFISLDPDQALPLLFQDRAAMIFQGPWIEDQNVIRSHQDPKNYVPIIAPSDQKPVRISGFQEQIQFWSKSKGDAQKAALLFASFITTPEIAQRHISEFGAPSAVTGVLPSEDHPITSQMAKWLQGEVQLYLPTDQAVPQEIVNAFFQAQDSVVLGTITPEAAAAQIQKAVEAYKSAHKAG
- a CDS encoding sugar ABC transporter permease; translated protein: MATLQKPPAAQPASLKTTKPPKPRDDYQRFLPWWFLAPALIIYSVVVVYPMLYSAYLSLFRWDGISPTKVFVGSDNYVALFTQNDVFWIALKNNAVWLAAALLLPTSIGLGLALLLNLKFRGSAVFRSIFYFPAVLSLAVVGLIWTWIYHPDLGLLNQALRGVGLKAFERNWLSDPNLALYPVIIAATWNAVGLPMLLFLAGLQTVPVELLEAAKVEGAGPIRRFVHVTFPLLRETTLIVLAITAINALKAYDIVYAMTNGGPANRTQLLSTWMYFLTYNYNTVGQGTAIAVVLFSLTLIFAIPYLRLMTRKT